In Erigeron canadensis isolate Cc75 chromosome 7, C_canadensis_v1, whole genome shotgun sequence, one DNA window encodes the following:
- the LOC122608531 gene encoding calcium uniporter protein 6, mitochondrial-like: MLISSLLLLKRGVKPRSNALSFGCTKTGFLRSSSYRFCPCNKFSSTIGGNEEKVGLGQGEKGNNNDDSITFVEAKKLMRLVNVESLKMRLSNEGKETICYSELLEECESMGVTKSKEEAKEFARVLDEAGVVLIFRDKVYLHPDKVVDLVRRAVPLALTPEDDPRREELRILQTKQQEIDAMAHKQVRCILWTGLAFSLAQIGLFFRLTFWDLSWDVMEPIAFFTTTSGLIISYAYFLFTSRDPTYQDLMKRLFLSRRRKLIKKHNFNAERYMELQEKCKSPLDVHPSAKHHISGFELETRDLLERHQHKV; the protein is encoded by the exons ATGTTGATATCATCTTTATTGTTATTGAAACGTGGTGTAAAACCGCGGTCAAATGCGTTGTCATTTGGATGTACAAAAACCGGTTTTCTTAGATCATCAAGCTACAGATTTTGTCCTTGTAATAAGTTTTCGAGTACAATAGGAGGGAACGAAGAAAAGGTTGGATTAGGACAAGGTGAAAAgggtaataataatgatgatagtATCACGTTTGTTGAAGCCAAAAAGTTGATGAGATTAGTGAATGTTGAGTCATTGAAGATGAGGTTGAGTAATGAAGGGAAGGAAACGATTTGTTATTCGGAGCTTTTGGAGGAGTGTGAGAGTATGGGGGTGACGAAATCGAAAGAGGAAGCTAAGGAGTTTGCTAGAGTTCTTGATGAGGCTGGTGTTGTTCTTATTTTTAGAGATAAAGTTTATTTGCATCCTGATAAG gTGGTGGATCTTGTTAGAAGAGCGGTGCCACTAGCCCTGACACCCGAAGACGACCCAAGGAGGGAAGAGCTGCGGATCCTACAAACAAAGCAGCAAGAAATCGATGCCATGGCTCACAAACAAGTGCGGTGCATCCTTTGGACAGGACTTGCGTTTTCATTAGCTCAAATCGGCCTCTTTTTCCGCCTAACATTTTGGGACCTCTCATGGGACGTTATGGAACCAATTGCATTCTTCACCACTACGTCTGGCTTGATCATCAGTTATGCATACTTCTTATTTACCTCGAGGGACCCCACATATCAAGATTTGATGAAGAGACTCTTCCTTTCGCGTAGAAGAAAGCTGATCAAGAAGCATAATTTTAACGCAGAAAGGTACATGGAATTACAGGAGAAATGCAAATCACCATTAGATGTACATCCTTCTGCCAAACATCATATTTCAGGGTTTGAACTAGAAACACGAGATCTCTTAGAAAGGCATCAACATAAAGTTTGA
- the LOC122608546 gene encoding TLC domain-containing protein 4-like gives MMLDMANYTSIGSSIIDDYASLSIGRRWLISAFAGIIMCKLSYEYTGLITPLFFKGFTKLKEDHKLEWKNRGFSTVHALFVAFASLYFLLFSDLFDESTHDELIINRRSILSENILGMSSGYFLTDMAMIIWTYPTLGGLEYVLHHGLSMFAIMQSIISGESEFYIFLVLLTESTTPFVNLRWYYDVAGMKSSKLYLWNGIAMFFGWLVARVILFGFFFYHMYNHIDQVRQVHTATFYGLHIIPPVLAIMNLFWFYKIAKGMVRTLKKKTHTS, from the exons ATGATGTTGGATATGGCTAATTATACTTCTATTGGATCAAGTATAATTGACGATTATGCTAGTTTAAGTATTGGAAGACGATGGTTAATATCGGCTTTTGCAGGCATCATTATGTGTAAACTT TCTTATGAATATACAGGATTGATTACACCATTATTCTTCAAAGGTTTTACCAAACTCAAAGAGGATCATAAGCTTGAATGGAAGAACCG GGGTTTCTCCACCGTACATGCACTTTTTGTGGCCTTTGCTTCTCTTTACTTTTTGCTCTTTTCGGATCTTTTTGATGAAAGTACCCACGATGAGCTGATCATCAATAGAAGGTCTATCTTATCAGAAAACATACTCGGG ATGTCTTCTGGATATTTTTTAACGGATATGGCAATGATTATTTGGACTTATCCAACTTTAGGTGGTCTTGAATAT GTATTGCACCACGGGCTCTCCATGTTTGCAATCATGCAATCTATCATAAGTGGTGAATCGGAGTTTTACATCTTCTTGGTTCTTCTCACAGAAAGTACAACCCCCTTTGTCAACTTAAGATG GTACTATGATGTTGCTGGTATGAAGTCTTCAAAGCTCTATCTGTGGAATGGTATTGCAATGTTCTTCGGGTGGCTG GTTGCAAGAGTCATATTGTTTGGCTTCTTTTTCTACCATATGTATAACCACATTGATCAG GTGAGACAAGTTCATACAGCCACATTTTACGGCTTGCATATAATTCCACCTGTGTTGGCGATTATGAATCTGTTTTGGTTCTATAAAATTGCGAAAGGAATGGTAAGAACGCTCAAAAAGAAGACTCACACCAGCTAA
- the LOC122607605 gene encoding bifunctional bis(5'-adenosyl)-triphosphatase/adenylylsulfatase FHIT-like, producing MLISPLSSALRSSVALRPISVAIKKASSFASSSIKMEAEKQYKFGPYKIDEKEVFYSTHLSYALVNLRPLLPGHVLVCPRREVKRFTDLTPEETSDLWISAQKIGKQLEIYHKASSLTLAIQDGPQAGQTVPHVHIHIVPRKGGDFENNDEIYDALDEKEKELKKTLDLDKERKDRSMEEMAQEADEYRKLFS from the exons ATGTTAATTTCACCACTCTCATCAGCTCTGCGTTCATCCGTCGCACTCCGCCCCATCTCCGTTGCAATAAAAAAAGCATCATCATTTGCTTCATCATCCATTAAG ATGGAAGcagaaaaacaatataaatttgGACCATacaaaattgatgaaaaagaaGTCTTTTATTCAACTCACCTTTCTTATGCTTTGGTTAATCTCCGCCCTCTTCTTCCCGGT CATGTGCTTGTCTGTCCAAGACGTGAAGTGAAGCGCTTTACTGACCTAACCCCGGAGGAGACTAGTGACTTGTGGATTTCAGCCCAAAAAATTGGGAAGCAGCTTGAGATCTACCACAAAGCTTCTTCGCTTACATTAGCAATTCAA gaTGGTCCCCAGGCAGGACAGACGGTTCCTCATGTTCACATCCATATTGTTCCCCGGAAAGGAGGGGATTTTGAGAACAATGATGAGATCTATGATGCT cTCGATGAGAAGGAAAAGGAACTAAAGAAGACTCTTGACCTGGACAAGGAAAGGAAAGATAGAAGCATGGAGGAAATGGCTCAAGAGGCTGATGAATACCGAAAGCTTTTCTCCTAG